A region of Plantactinospora sp. BC1 DNA encodes the following proteins:
- a CDS encoding helix-turn-helix transcriptional regulator has translation MARDTLTVAFAALADPTRRAILDRLLHGDASVTELAEPFAMTPRAVSKHVAVLEAAGLVTRARDAQRRPSRIRAEPLADIDAWLGAYRRLWQHRFDQLDERLAQLQGEPADRQAPDDRPAPDDRPETDGGREPDNREESRKP, from the coding sequence ATGGCACGCGACACCCTCACCGTGGCCTTCGCGGCGCTCGCCGACCCGACCCGACGGGCGATCCTGGACCGGCTGCTGCACGGCGACGCCTCGGTCACCGAACTCGCCGAACCGTTCGCGATGACGCCCCGGGCCGTCTCCAAGCACGTCGCGGTCTTGGAGGCCGCCGGCCTGGTCACCCGGGCCCGGGACGCGCAGCGCCGGCCCAGCCGGATCCGAGCCGAACCGCTGGCCGACATCGACGCCTGGCTCGGCGCGTACCGGCGGCTCTGGCAGCACCGGTTCGACCAACTCGACGAGCGGCTCGCCCAACTCCAGGGCGAACCCGCCGACAGGCAAGCACCTGACGACAGACCAGCACCTGACGACAGACCAGAGACCGACGGCGGGCGAGAGCCCGACAACCGGGAAGAGAGCAGGAAACCGTGA
- a CDS encoding serine hydrolase, with the protein MSAFRPHQSRRDFLRTVAGSAVAATALAAGASPALAAPAGATRSGSGGALPDEALRDALRAITDAGMPGVFAEVRDGHATWRGASGVADVTTGRPVRPDFQHRIGSITKTFTSTALLQLVGERRLVLDAPLRRYLPRLAPAGVTVRMLLDQTSGINDFDNVVFGSVENIEKYQRTTVRPLELVAMGLGQEPTNAPGERHSYSNTNYVLAGLLLERITGRPATAEVTRRVLRPLGLHRTYFPGTERRIDGPHSAGYVPWVDGTLRDFSVYNMSWAWMVGDIVSTTADVNRFFRALLGGRLLRPAELAQMRRTVPADPTVPDGAQYGLGLLGVPLPSGPVWGHDGVVLGHQTISLHSPDGRRQVTVALNATHYWVPGQPDPIGEALWGFLLTVFAGTAAPAGARGRFSGSPWTAGPLTAAPGATVLHRPLPTARVAG; encoded by the coding sequence TTGTCCGCGTTCCGTCCACACCAGTCCCGCCGCGACTTCCTGCGTACCGTCGCGGGCTCGGCCGTGGCCGCCACCGCGCTCGCCGCCGGCGCCTCGCCGGCGCTGGCCGCCCCGGCCGGTGCCACCCGGTCCGGTTCCGGCGGCGCGCTGCCGGACGAGGCGCTGCGCGACGCCCTGCGCGCGATCACCGACGCCGGGATGCCCGGCGTCTTCGCCGAGGTACGCGACGGGCACGCGACCTGGCGGGGCGCCAGCGGCGTCGCCGACGTGACCACCGGCCGCCCGGTGCGACCCGACTTCCAGCACCGGATCGGCAGCATCACCAAGACGTTCACCTCCACCGCGCTGCTGCAACTCGTCGGCGAACGCCGGCTCGTGCTCGACGCGCCGCTGCGCCGCTATCTGCCCCGGCTCGCCCCCGCCGGGGTGACCGTGCGGATGCTGCTCGACCAGACCAGCGGAATCAACGACTTCGACAACGTGGTCTTCGGCTCGGTGGAGAACATCGAGAAATACCAGCGGACCACCGTCCGGCCGCTGGAACTGGTCGCGATGGGGCTGGGTCAGGAGCCGACGAACGCGCCGGGCGAGCGGCACTCCTACTCCAACACCAACTACGTGCTCGCCGGACTGCTGCTGGAACGGATCACCGGGCGGCCGGCCACCGCCGAGGTCACCCGCCGCGTGCTGCGCCCGCTCGGACTGCACCGGACCTACTTCCCGGGTACGGAGCGACGGATCGACGGGCCGCACTCGGCCGGGTACGTGCCGTGGGTCGACGGGACGCTGCGGGACTTCAGCGTCTACAACATGTCCTGGGCCTGGATGGTCGGCGATATCGTCTCCACCACCGCCGACGTGAACCGGTTCTTCCGGGCCCTGCTCGGCGGCCGGCTGCTGCGTCCGGCCGAGCTGGCGCAGATGCGTCGTACGGTGCCGGCCGACCCGACCGTCCCGGACGGTGCCCAGTACGGGCTGGGCCTGCTCGGCGTGCCGCTGCCGAGCGGTCCGGTCTGGGGACACGACGGCGTCGTACTCGGCCACCAGACCATCTCGCTGCACTCTCCGGACGGCCGCCGCCAGGTCACCGTGGCGCTGAACGCCACCCACTACTGGGTACCGGGGCAGCCCGACCCGATCGGCGAGGCGCTCTGGGGCTTCCTGCTCACGGTCTTCGCCGGTACGGCGGCACCGGCGGGCGCCCGGGGTCGGTTCTCGGGGAGCCCGTGGACGGCCGGGCCGCTGACCGCCGCTCCGGGCGCCACGGTGCTGCACCGGCCGCTGCCCACCGCGCGCGTCGCCGGCTGA
- a CDS encoding transporter: protein MTGNFDDHTGGPTDRDELPPADPAAALRLIAEQQAEAARRLSPNLLWYYWPWGLAWLIGFGLFFLRFGPGGRVFVDLPSWLPLLTLLTLLIAAGITSGIVGGRTYGQVTGDSNRRGLWYGLAWGLGFTGVSTALGQVSEHLPEDLAGLLWAGVTVGLTGALHMAGGAIWLDRNMFRLGVWISVINIAGMIAGTGWHALLISVAGGGGMLVAGVHFLLRDRHRGRSLAAGAPDGVSGSPSGSARSSS from the coding sequence GTGACTGGGAACTTTGACGACCACACCGGCGGGCCGACCGACCGCGACGAACTGCCGCCCGCCGACCCGGCCGCCGCACTCCGGCTCATCGCCGAGCAGCAGGCCGAGGCGGCCCGCAGGCTCAGCCCCAACCTGCTCTGGTACTACTGGCCCTGGGGCCTGGCCTGGCTGATCGGCTTCGGCCTGTTCTTCCTGCGCTTCGGCCCGGGCGGCCGGGTCTTCGTCGACCTGCCGAGCTGGCTGCCGCTGCTGACCCTGCTCACCCTGCTGATCGCCGCCGGGATCACCTCCGGGATCGTCGGCGGCCGGACGTACGGGCAGGTCACCGGCGACTCCAACCGGCGCGGCCTGTGGTACGGCCTGGCCTGGGGCCTCGGGTTCACCGGCGTCAGCACGGCGCTCGGCCAGGTCTCCGAGCACCTGCCCGAGGACCTCGCCGGACTGCTCTGGGCCGGCGTCACCGTCGGGCTCACCGGCGCCCTGCACATGGCCGGCGGCGCGATCTGGCTGGACCGCAACATGTTCCGGCTCGGCGTCTGGATCAGCGTCATCAACATCGCCGGGATGATCGCCGGCACCGGCTGGCACGCCCTGCTGATCTCGGTGGCCGGCGGTGGCGGGATGCTGGTGGCCGGCGTCCACTTCCTGCTCCGCGACCGCCATCGCGGCCGGAGCCTCGCCGCCGGTGCGCCGGACGGTGTGTCGGGCAGCCCGAGCGGGAGCGCCCGGAGCAGCTCGTGA
- a CDS encoding nuclear transport factor 2 family protein produces MTQTGAEQEIRREFAEWFRDSAAKDLDAVMTKIAPDVVSYEHAAPLVHRGADAVREVCRQGFELAEGDFRWDVPDLEVVVRDDIAVTWGLNRMRVQEPGSEPVETWSRGTRVFRKVDGRWQMIHQHVSFPFDPSTGQITTGG; encoded by the coding sequence GTGACGCAGACCGGTGCCGAGCAGGAGATCCGCCGGGAGTTCGCGGAGTGGTTCCGGGACTCCGCCGCGAAGGATCTCGATGCGGTGATGACGAAGATCGCCCCCGACGTGGTCTCGTACGAGCACGCGGCCCCGTTGGTGCACCGGGGCGCGGACGCGGTCCGGGAGGTCTGCCGGCAGGGCTTCGAACTGGCCGAGGGCGACTTCCGGTGGGACGTCCCGGACCTGGAGGTCGTGGTCCGGGACGACATCGCGGTCACCTGGGGGCTCAACCGGATGCGCGTCCAGGAGCCGGGTAGCGAGCCGGTCGAGACCTGGTCACGCGGGACCCGGGTGTTCCGGAAGGTCGACGGCCGGTGGCAGATGATCCACCAACACGTCTCGTTCCCGTTCGACCCGTCGACCGGCCAGATCACCACCGGCGGCTGA
- the recQ gene encoding DNA helicase RecQ has translation MALPTDQHTDETEQRTGDALDVLRRVFGYDSFRGEQREIIDQVVRGGDALVLMPTGGGKSLCYQIPALVRDGVGVVISPLIALMQDQVDALTTLGVRAGFLNSTQDFETRRLVEAAFLAGEVDLLYLAPEALRSEHVLRLLDRGNIALFAIDEAHCVAQWGHDFRPDYLALSMLHERWPAVPRIALTATATPDTHAEIAARLNLKDARHFVASFDRPNIQYRIVPKREPKKQLLDLLRTEHPGDAGIVYCLSRASVEKTAEFLVQNGIPALPYHAGLDAPTRAANQQRFLREDGLVMVATIAFGMGIDKPDVRFVAHLDLPKSIEGYYQETGRAGRDGLPSTAWLAYGLQDVVQQRKLIEGSDGDLARRRVLGTHLDAMLALCETVECRRIRLLEYFGQQSGPCGNCDTCLSPPESWDGTVAAQKLLSTVLRLHRERDQRFGAGQSIDILLGRQTEKVIQHRHDTLSVFGIGTELTESEWRGVVRQLLAQGLLAVEGDYGTLVLTESSGDVLGKRREVRMRREAPRAASSGRAGKPRAAGAAAVALPPTAEPVFERLRAWRAATAKEQGVPAYVIFHDATLRQIAAEPPTTLAELARVNGVGENKLAKYGQQILDTLAE, from the coding sequence ATGGCCCTCCCCACCGACCAGCACACCGACGAGACCGAGCAACGGACCGGCGACGCCCTCGACGTGCTGCGCCGGGTCTTCGGCTACGACAGCTTCCGTGGCGAGCAGCGCGAGATCATCGACCAGGTCGTGCGCGGCGGCGACGCGCTGGTGCTGATGCCGACCGGCGGCGGCAAGTCGCTCTGCTACCAGATCCCCGCGCTCGTCCGGGACGGGGTCGGAGTGGTGATCTCGCCGCTCATCGCGCTGATGCAGGACCAGGTCGACGCGCTGACCACCCTCGGGGTACGCGCCGGCTTCCTCAACTCCACCCAGGATTTCGAGACCCGGCGGCTGGTCGAGGCGGCCTTCCTGGCGGGCGAGGTCGACCTGCTCTACCTCGCCCCCGAGGCGCTCCGCTCCGAACACGTGCTCCGGCTGCTCGACCGAGGCAACATCGCGCTCTTCGCGATCGACGAGGCGCACTGCGTCGCCCAGTGGGGCCACGACTTCCGCCCCGACTACCTGGCCCTGTCGATGCTGCACGAGCGGTGGCCGGCGGTGCCCAGGATCGCGCTGACCGCCACCGCCACCCCGGACACCCACGCCGAGATCGCGGCCCGGCTCAACCTCAAGGACGCCCGGCACTTCGTCGCCAGCTTCGACCGGCCGAACATCCAGTATCGGATCGTGCCGAAGCGGGAGCCGAAGAAGCAGCTCCTCGACCTGCTCCGCACCGAGCATCCCGGCGACGCCGGCATCGTCTACTGCCTCTCCCGGGCCTCGGTGGAGAAGACCGCCGAGTTCCTGGTCCAGAACGGCATCCCGGCACTGCCGTACCACGCCGGGCTCGACGCGCCGACCCGGGCCGCCAACCAGCAGCGGTTCCTCCGCGAGGACGGGCTGGTGATGGTCGCGACGATCGCCTTCGGGATGGGGATCGACAAGCCGGACGTACGCTTCGTCGCCCATCTGGACCTGCCGAAATCGATCGAGGGCTACTACCAGGAGACCGGTCGGGCCGGCCGGGACGGGCTCCCCTCGACCGCCTGGCTGGCGTACGGGCTCCAGGACGTGGTGCAGCAGCGCAAGCTGATCGAGGGTTCCGACGGCGACCTGGCCCGGCGCCGGGTGCTCGGCACACACCTCGACGCGATGCTGGCGCTCTGCGAGACGGTCGAGTGCCGGCGGATCCGACTCCTCGAATACTTCGGTCAGCAGAGCGGGCCGTGCGGCAACTGCGACACCTGCCTGTCCCCGCCCGAGTCCTGGGACGGCACCGTCGCGGCGCAGAAACTCCTCTCCACCGTGCTGCGGCTGCACCGCGAGCGCGACCAGCGGTTCGGCGCCGGCCAGTCCATCGACATCCTGCTCGGCCGGCAGACCGAGAAGGTCATCCAGCACCGGCACGACACGCTCAGCGTCTTCGGCATCGGCACCGAGCTGACCGAGTCCGAGTGGCGCGGGGTGGTCCGGCAACTCCTCGCCCAGGGACTGCTGGCGGTCGAGGGCGACTACGGCACGCTGGTGCTCACCGAGAGCAGCGGGGACGTCCTCGGCAAGCGGCGCGAGGTGCGGATGCGCCGGGAGGCACCCCGGGCCGCGTCGAGCGGCCGGGCCGGGAAGCCCCGGGCCGCCGGTGCCGCCGCCGTCGCGCTGCCGCCGACCGCCGAGCCGGTCTTCGAACGGCTCCGGGCCTGGCGGGCGGCGACCGCCAAGGAGCAGGGCGTACCGGCGTACGTCATCTTCCACGACGCGACCCTGCGGCAGATCGCGGCCGAGCCGCCGACGACCCTGGCCGAGCTGGCCCGGGTCAACGGTGTCGGGGAGAACAAGCTCGCGAAGTACGGGCAGCAGATCCTGGACACCCTCGCGGAGTGA
- a CDS encoding ABC transporter substrate-binding protein: MTRRTPRLLAALLAGAALALTGCAADDPGQEAAPSASGGSYPVTVGTLTLDERPEKIVVLGPTATEMLFAIGAGGQVTAVDDNSNYPAEAPKTELSAFTPNAEAIAAKNPDLVVLTNDLNKIVDQLTQLKIPHYLAPAAKTLDDTYRQITDLGALTGHPTEAADLVGRMKGDIGKLVAELPQRPAKLSYFYELGPEYYSLTSKTFVGSLFGMVGLENIADPADADGSKGGYPQLAEEAIIKADPDLVFLADTKCCQQSAQTVSARKGWSGMTAVKNNQIVGLDDDIASRWGPRVVELLRTIVDAVAKVPA, translated from the coding sequence ATGACCCGACGTACGCCCCGACTGCTGGCCGCGTTGCTGGCCGGCGCGGCGCTGGCGCTGACCGGCTGCGCCGCCGACGACCCCGGCCAGGAGGCGGCGCCGAGCGCCAGCGGTGGCAGCTATCCGGTCACCGTCGGCACGCTCACCCTCGACGAGCGCCCCGAGAAGATCGTCGTACTCGGGCCGACCGCCACCGAGATGCTCTTCGCGATCGGCGCGGGCGGCCAGGTCACCGCCGTCGACGACAACTCGAACTATCCGGCCGAGGCGCCGAAGACCGAGTTGTCGGCCTTCACCCCGAACGCCGAGGCGATCGCGGCGAAGAACCCCGACCTGGTGGTACTCACCAACGACCTGAACAAGATCGTGGACCAGCTCACCCAGTTGAAGATCCCGCACTATCTCGCCCCGGCGGCGAAGACGCTGGACGACACGTACCGGCAGATCACCGACCTCGGCGCCCTCACCGGGCACCCGACCGAGGCGGCCGACCTGGTCGGCCGGATGAAGGGCGACATCGGCAAGCTGGTCGCGGAGCTGCCGCAGCGGCCGGCGAAGCTCAGCTACTTCTACGAACTCGGTCCGGAGTACTACTCGCTGACCAGCAAGACCTTCGTCGGTTCGCTCTTCGGGATGGTCGGGCTGGAGAACATCGCCGACCCGGCCGACGCCGACGGCTCCAAGGGCGGCTATCCGCAGCTCGCCGAGGAGGCGATCATCAAGGCCGACCCGGACCTGGTCTTCCTGGCCGACACGAAGTGCTGCCAGCAGTCCGCGCAGACGGTCTCGGCCCGCAAGGGCTGGTCCGGGATGACCGCGGTGAAGAACAACCAGATCGTCGGGCTCGACGACGACATCGCGTCCCGGTGGGGTCCCCGGGTGGTCGAGCTGCTCCGGACGATCGTGGACGCGGTCGCCAAGGTACCCGCTTGA
- a CDS encoding transcriptional regulator — MTGLPELDPVIHAQARLRVTATLATLRGNDRITFPRLQDILQMTAGNLSVHLRKLEEAGYVEIVKTHQGRTPTTLVGLTRRGRFAFEEYTLAVRALLDPPQTEEKS, encoded by the coding sequence GTGACCGGCCTGCCCGAACTCGACCCCGTGATCCACGCGCAGGCCCGGCTACGGGTCACCGCGACGCTGGCCACCCTGCGGGGCAACGACCGGATCACCTTTCCCCGGCTCCAGGACATCCTCCAGATGACCGCCGGCAACCTCTCGGTGCACCTGCGCAAGCTCGAGGAGGCCGGCTACGTCGAGATCGTCAAGACCCACCAGGGGCGTACCCCGACCACCCTTGTCGGACTCACCCGGCGCGGCCGGTTCGCCTTCGAGGAATACACCCTGGCGGTCCGCGCCCTGCTCGACCCGCCCCAGACCGAGGAGAAGTCATGA
- a CDS encoding ABC transporter ATP-binding protein, which translates to MILARAVQATRRYGDVTALDRVDLELPAGELVGLLGPNGAGKSTLLSLLVGLRRVSSGRVELFGGDPRDPAHRRQIGVTPQETGLPATLRVGEVVDFVSAHYADPVPRAELLGRFGIDDLVRRQTGGLSGGQKRRLAVALAFVGRPRLVFLDEPTTGLDVTARRELWDGIRQFHADGGTVLLSSHYLEEIEALAHRVVVLGHGRVLADDSVNAIRDLVGVRRVSLVAPELPPLPGVRAVERVDGVTHLLTTDADQLVRDLVRSGVSFSELEIRPSSLEDAFLAITEARPDTRAQPIPAQSHPQPADA; encoded by the coding sequence ATGATTCTCGCCCGTGCCGTCCAGGCCACCCGCCGGTACGGCGACGTCACCGCCCTCGACCGGGTCGACCTCGAACTCCCGGCCGGTGAACTGGTCGGCCTGCTCGGCCCGAACGGTGCCGGCAAGAGCACCCTGCTGAGCCTGCTGGTCGGACTGCGCCGAGTCAGCTCCGGCCGGGTGGAACTCTTCGGCGGCGACCCCCGCGACCCGGCCCACCGCCGGCAGATCGGGGTGACGCCGCAGGAGACCGGGCTGCCGGCCACGCTGCGGGTCGGCGAGGTCGTCGACTTCGTCTCCGCGCACTACGCCGACCCGGTCCCCCGGGCCGAACTGCTCGGCCGGTTCGGCATCGACGACCTGGTCCGGCGGCAGACCGGTGGCCTCTCCGGCGGGCAGAAGCGCCGACTGGCCGTCGCGCTCGCCTTCGTCGGGCGTCCCCGGCTGGTCTTCCTGGACGAGCCGACCACCGGGCTGGACGTGACCGCCCGCCGCGAACTCTGGGACGGCATCCGCCAGTTCCACGCCGACGGCGGCACGGTGCTGCTGAGCAGCCACTACCTGGAGGAGATCGAGGCGCTGGCACACCGGGTGGTGGTGCTCGGCCACGGCCGGGTACTCGCCGACGACAGCGTCAACGCGATCCGCGACCTGGTCGGGGTACGCCGGGTCAGCCTGGTCGCCCCGGAACTGCCGCCCCTGCCCGGGGTACGCGCCGTGGAGCGGGTCGACGGCGTCACCCACCTGCTCACCACCGACGCGGACCAACTCGTCCGGGACCTGGTGCGCAGCGGCGTCTCCTTCTCCGAACTGGAGATCCGGCCGAGCAGCCTGGAGGACGCCTTCCTGGCCATCACCGAGGCGCGGCCCGACACCCGGGCGCAGCCGATCCCGGCACAGTCCCACCCCCAGCCCGCCGACGCCTGA
- a CDS encoding iron ABC transporter permease, with amino-acid sequence MSRAGAPTRPAGLRRRWLAAGFAAVLVAALAGIAFGPVSLPPGSVAIELLNLVPGVHLHSGLNEREIAIVTELRLPRVVLGLLVGGMLALAGGCYQGVFRNPLADPHLLGVAAGAGLAVTAVIVVRGVTGADVTVGLPVTVPLAAFVGALGAVLLTYLLGAAGGRDRSPATLILAGVAVSAFLAAGQTYLLQRNAESIQEVYSWMLGRLATAGWHDVLVVLPYAVFTTAVVLVHRRELDVLALGDDEAASLGLHPQRSRLLLVGAASLGTAAAVSVSGLIGFVGIIVPHVVRMLAGASYRTILPLSVLFGGAFLTLTDLAARTVAAPAEIPIGVVTALLGGPFFAIVLRTTRRVAE; translated from the coding sequence TTGAGCAGAGCCGGCGCCCCGACCCGGCCGGCCGGGTTGCGCCGCCGGTGGCTGGCCGCCGGCTTCGCGGCTGTCCTGGTCGCCGCGCTGGCCGGCATCGCGTTCGGGCCGGTCAGCCTGCCACCGGGCAGCGTCGCGATCGAGCTGCTCAATCTGGTACCCGGGGTGCACCTGCACAGCGGACTCAACGAGCGCGAGATCGCCATCGTCACCGAGCTGCGGCTGCCCCGGGTGGTGCTCGGCCTGCTCGTCGGCGGGATGCTGGCCCTGGCCGGCGGCTGCTACCAGGGCGTCTTCCGCAACCCGCTGGCCGACCCGCACCTGCTCGGCGTCGCCGCCGGAGCGGGACTCGCGGTGACCGCCGTGATCGTGGTACGCGGGGTCACCGGCGCCGACGTCACGGTCGGGCTGCCGGTCACCGTGCCGCTGGCCGCGTTCGTCGGCGCGCTCGGCGCGGTGCTGCTCACCTATCTGCTCGGCGCGGCCGGCGGCCGGGACCGCTCCCCGGCCACGCTGATCCTGGCCGGGGTGGCGGTCTCCGCCTTCCTCGCCGCCGGCCAGACCTACCTGCTGCAACGCAACGCCGAGAGCATCCAGGAGGTCTACTCGTGGATGCTCGGCCGGCTGGCCACCGCCGGCTGGCACGACGTACTCGTGGTGTTGCCGTACGCGGTGTTCACCACCGCCGTGGTGCTGGTGCACCGGCGCGAACTCGACGTACTCGCCCTCGGCGACGACGAGGCGGCCAGTCTCGGACTGCATCCGCAACGGTCCCGGCTGCTGCTGGTCGGCGCCGCCTCGCTGGGTACCGCCGCCGCGGTGTCGGTCTCCGGGCTGATCGGCTTCGTCGGCATCATCGTCCCGCACGTCGTACGGATGCTGGCCGGGGCGAGCTACCGGACGATCCTGCCGCTGTCGGTGCTCTTCGGCGGGGCCTTCCTGACCCTGACCGACCTGGCCGCGCGGACCGTCGCCGCGCCGGCCGAGATCCCGATCGGCGTGGTGACCGCGCTGCTCGGCGGCCCGTTCTTCGCGATCGTGCTGCGCACCACCCGCCGGGTGGCGGAATGA
- a CDS encoding ABC transporter ATP-binding protein encodes MTAPTRTTAPTGVAVEVTDLGVTLGGARILTGVSLSVRTGEWVTVIGPNGAGKSTLLRAVGGLLPGSTGSVSLFGTPIARLRRRDRARTVATVPQSPVVPAGMAVLDYVLLGRTPYVPPLGRESAADLAAAYDVLDRLDLTGFAARPLATLSGGERQRVFLARALAQGAPLLLLDEPTSALDIGHQQEVLELVDQLRADHGLTVLATMHDLSVAGEYADRMVLVAAGAVVADGPPREVLTDELLGTHYRARVRVIEGEHGPLVVPVRARRPAS; translated from the coding sequence ATGACCGCCCCGACCCGGACGACCGCCCCGACCGGCGTCGCCGTCGAGGTGACCGACCTCGGCGTCACCCTCGGCGGGGCGCGGATCCTGACCGGGGTCAGCCTCTCGGTCCGGACCGGCGAGTGGGTCACCGTGATCGGACCGAACGGCGCCGGCAAGTCGACGCTGCTCCGCGCGGTCGGCGGGCTGCTGCCGGGCAGCACCGGGTCGGTCTCCCTCTTCGGTACGCCGATCGCCCGGCTGCGCCGCCGGGACCGGGCCCGGACGGTGGCGACGGTGCCGCAGTCCCCGGTCGTGCCGGCCGGGATGGCGGTACTCGACTACGTGCTGCTCGGCCGCACCCCGTACGTGCCGCCGCTCGGCCGGGAGTCCGCCGCCGACCTGGCGGCCGCGTACGACGTACTCGACCGGTTGGACCTGACCGGCTTCGCGGCCCGGCCGCTGGCGACGCTCTCCGGCGGTGAACGGCAGCGGGTCTTCCTGGCCCGGGCGCTGGCCCAGGGCGCCCCGCTGCTGCTGCTCGACGAGCCGACCAGCGCACTGGACATCGGCCACCAGCAGGAGGTGCTGGAACTCGTCGACCAGCTCCGCGCCGACCACGGACTGACGGTGCTGGCCACCATGCACGACCTCTCGGTCGCCGGCGAGTACGCCGACCGGATGGTGCTGGTCGCCGCCGGTGCGGTGGTCGCCGACGGCCCGCCCCGGGAGGTGCTCACCGACGAGCTGCTGGGCACGCACTACCGGGCCCGGGTCCGGGTGATCGAGGGGGAGCACGGCCCCCTCGTCGTCCCGGTCCGCGCCCGGCGCCCCGCCTCCTAG
- a CDS encoding SRPBCC domain-containing protein: MAAETPRIPIVRVFDAPRDLVFRTWTRPEEVGTWFAPPGFQVTRCELDARPGGRWQVEFRSPEGATHREYGEFREVVPPERLVFTLIQSDDAGNTGAETVVTVLLADHDGKTEMTFEQTGFESVAVRDGNAEGWRGCFDKLDAHLVDVSTGRTS, translated from the coding sequence ATGGCAGCAGAGACACCCCGCATTCCGATCGTCCGGGTCTTCGACGCGCCCCGGGACCTCGTGTTCCGCACCTGGACCCGGCCCGAGGAGGTCGGCACCTGGTTCGCCCCGCCGGGTTTCCAGGTGACCCGGTGTGAACTGGACGCGCGGCCCGGCGGACGGTGGCAGGTCGAGTTCCGCTCCCCCGAGGGCGCCACCCACCGGGAGTACGGCGAGTTCCGCGAGGTCGTACCGCCCGAGCGGCTGGTCTTCACGCTGATCCAGTCGGACGATGCCGGCAACACCGGGGCGGAGACGGTGGTGACCGTGCTCCTCGCCGACCACGACGGCAAGACCGAAATGACCTTCGAGCAGACCGGCTTCGAGTCCGTCGCCGTACGTGACGGCAACGCCGAGGGCTGGCGGGGCTGCTTCGACAAGCTCGACGCGCACCTCGTCGACGTGTCCACCGGGAGGACGTCGTGA
- a CDS encoding ABC transporter permease: MRLSLVHARYQLLETVRIPIALVGSAFFPAASMLFFVVPFSGDDPVVATYATASMVTFSVMSTNIFQYGIGVAEDRAQPWDPYMRTLPTGAAPRFAGRILAGLLLTLISLIPVVVIAAVATEARVTGPAFLAALGTVVVIAVPFTLMGLAIGYALPSKAAIVVAQVVFFPLAFGGGLLFPPGNSPGFIETIAPYLPTRGAAELMWTAVGDFRAETLSLLMLGVWIVVLAAVAGWAYRRDEGRRFS; this comes from the coding sequence GTGCGACTCTCGCTCGTGCACGCCAGATACCAACTGCTGGAGACCGTCCGGATCCCGATCGCGCTGGTCGGCAGCGCCTTCTTCCCGGCCGCCTCGATGCTCTTCTTCGTCGTCCCGTTCAGCGGCGACGACCCGGTGGTCGCCACCTACGCCACCGCCTCGATGGTCACCTTCTCGGTGATGAGCACCAACATCTTCCAGTACGGCATCGGGGTGGCCGAGGACCGGGCGCAGCCCTGGGACCCGTACATGCGGACGCTGCCCACCGGCGCCGCGCCCCGGTTCGCCGGCCGGATCCTCGCCGGGCTGCTCCTGACCCTGATCTCGCTGATCCCGGTGGTGGTGATCGCCGCGGTGGCCACCGAGGCCCGGGTGACCGGCCCGGCCTTCCTGGCCGCACTCGGCACGGTCGTCGTGATCGCGGTGCCGTTCACGCTGATGGGGCTCGCGATCGGCTACGCGCTGCCGAGCAAGGCGGCGATCGTGGTCGCCCAGGTGGTCTTCTTCCCGCTGGCCTTCGGCGGCGGCCTGCTCTTCCCGCCCGGCAACTCGCCCGGTTTCATCGAGACGATCGCCCCGTACCTGCCGACCCGGGGTGCCGCCGAGCTGATGTGGACCGCCGTCGGGGACTTCCGGGCCGAGACCCTGTCGCTGCTGATGCTCGGCGTCTGGATCGTGGTCCTGGCCGCGGTCGCCGGCTGGGCGTACCGGCGGGACGAGGGGCGGCGGTTCAGCTAG